From Candidatus Pedobacter colombiensis, one genomic window encodes:
- the cyoE gene encoding heme o synthase produces the protein MKRFFSDFSKLIKFRLTFLVVFSASITFLIGSQVPIDGVVPGINWTNWVILIIGGFLVTSAANCFNEVIEVDLDKLMTRTKDRPMPAGHMTTGQGLVSGLVMGLLGTYLLGKLNIETGLLSVFSIFLYAFAYTPLKRKSPIAVFVGAIPGALPPLIGYVAAHGKIDKIAVILFLIQFIWQFPHFWAIAWVLDDDYKKAGFRLLPTTKRDKVSAFITFLSTLILIPVSLLPTIDGFGGYYIGGVSLLAGLVFAWLGFKLWVKMDLDSARKVMFCSFFYLPLVQLVLLFDFIIK, from the coding sequence TTGAAAAGGTTTTTCTCAGATTTCTCTAAACTCATAAAATTCAGGTTAACGTTCCTGGTGGTGTTCTCTGCGTCAATTACTTTTTTAATTGGCTCTCAAGTACCAATAGATGGAGTAGTCCCAGGGATCAATTGGACAAATTGGGTCATTTTAATTATTGGGGGCTTTTTGGTTACTTCTGCAGCAAATTGTTTTAATGAAGTAATCGAAGTAGACCTTGATAAATTAATGACCAGGACTAAGGATCGTCCAATGCCTGCAGGTCATATGACTACTGGTCAGGGATTGGTTTCTGGATTGGTTATGGGATTATTGGGGACCTATTTATTGGGTAAATTAAACATTGAGACGGGCTTGCTTTCAGTGTTTTCTATTTTTCTTTATGCCTTTGCATATACACCTTTGAAACGCAAATCTCCAATTGCAGTATTTGTTGGGGCAATTCCAGGCGCTTTACCTCCATTAATTGGATATGTGGCTGCACATGGTAAAATTGATAAAATAGCGGTTATCTTGTTTTTAATCCAGTTTATTTGGCAGTTTCCGCATTTCTGGGCCATTGCCTGGGTATTGGATGATGATTATAAAAAAGCAGGGTTTAGACTTTTGCCAACAACAAAAAGAGATAAAGTAAGTGCTTTTATTACATTTTTAAGCACATTGATATTGATCCCGGTTAGCTTATTGCCTACCATAGATGGTTTCGGGGGATATTATATTGGCGGGGTTTCGTTATTGGCGGGCCTTGTCTTTGCCTGGCTTGGATTTAAGTTGTGGGTAAAGATGGATTTGGACAGTGCCAGAAAGGTGATGTTCTGTTCATTTTTTTACTTACCTCTGGTTCAGCTGGTTTTATTGTTTGATTTTATAATTAAATAA
- a CDS encoding COX15/CtaA family protein — protein sequence MVSKSETRFIRLNLTTIVVTLLLILAGGVVRSTGSGMGCPDWPKCFDQYVPPTHVSQLPIDYKEKYVAERVAKNERFAKTLEKMGKGHLADSIRHDQSILQPETFNAGKTWTEYINRLMGAITGFLLLGLLLFSFAYKGKANRIIVLSFSNLIVVGFQAWLGSIVVSTNLMPWIVTVHMLLALVILGILVYTYNYTNQMHKEDTVIMGKLGWLKLLILGSVVLSVIQIVIGTEVREAIDAIAKALLYNGRHSWVSKVGSLFSYHRDLAMLVLVANIIIYKLVKDKFNGKALALRVGGSIGIVLIIQIVTGLLLSNFALPPYAQALHILFSTLLFSLQYYLYLLVYRTSSYNQQN from the coding sequence ATGGTTTCTAAATCTGAAACGAGATTTATCAGGCTAAACCTTACTACAATCGTTGTAACCTTGTTGCTAATTCTGGCAGGAGGGGTAGTACGTAGTACAGGATCTGGTATGGGCTGTCCGGATTGGCCTAAGTGTTTTGATCAATATGTGCCACCTACTCATGTTTCGCAGCTCCCTATCGATTACAAAGAAAAATATGTAGCAGAACGTGTAGCTAAGAATGAGCGGTTTGCTAAAACATTGGAAAAAATGGGCAAAGGTCATTTGGCCGATAGCATCAGGCATGATCAATCTATTCTTCAGCCTGAAACTTTTAATGCTGGAAAAACCTGGACCGAATACATCAACAGATTAATGGGCGCAATCACAGGTTTTCTGTTATTGGGCTTATTACTATTTTCATTTGCCTATAAAGGAAAAGCCAATAGAATCATTGTTCTTAGTTTTTCAAATCTTATTGTTGTTGGTTTTCAAGCCTGGTTGGGCTCAATTGTAGTGTCTACTAATTTAATGCCCTGGATAGTTACCGTACATATGTTACTGGCATTGGTTATATTGGGTATTTTGGTTTATACTTATAATTATACCAATCAGATGCATAAGGAAGACACTGTGATTATGGGTAAGCTAGGTTGGCTTAAGCTTTTAATTTTAGGATCTGTTGTGCTGAGTGTGATACAAATTGTGATTGGTACAGAGGTTAGGGAGGCAATAGATGCAATAGCTAAAGCCTTGTTATACAATGGGCGACATAGCTGGGTTTCGAAGGTTGGAAGCTTATTTTCTTATCACCGCGATTTGGCTATGTTAGTATTGGTTGCCAATATCATCATTTATAAACTGGTTAAAGATAAGTTTAACGGTAAGGCCCTTGCCTTAAGGGTAGGAGGCTCAATTGGGATTGTTTTGATTATTCAGATTGTAACAGGCTTATTATTGTCTAACTTTGCACTTCCACCATATGCACAGGCATTGCATATTTTGTTCTCTACGCTTTTATTTAGCTTACAATATTACTTGTATTTATTAGTTTACAGGACTAGTAGTTACAATCAACAGAATTAA